AGGGCTTCCAGAAAAAGGGGTCAAAGATACAAGAAAAATCCCTAAGGAAGAAGGGATGATTCACGTCGAGCCTTATGAAAACAAACAGGCTAACGTTTCAGACAAGAGAGCTTTTGCAATTGAAGCCGGGCAAAACGGGGATTTTTACAAAGTTAAGGGTACTTTTATCGATAAGGTAGGCTGAACCGGGAGGAAATGGTTTGGAACTTTAGAGAATAAAAAAGCCTCTCAAAGAGAGGCTTTTTTGTGTACACAATTTGTTTTTATGAAGAATCAATCTTTATAACTAATCTCTAAAACGTTACCTGCGGGGTCTAGGAAATGCAAGAATTCGCCGTTATTATTGGTTTCGGGTCCGCGGATAATGGAAATCTTATTTTCTTCTAGTTCCGCGATCGCTTCGGTAAAATCGTCCACGTCTAAAACAAAACTTAGAACCGGAATTTTACTTTCGCCTAAAGAATTTTTAAAACCGGAAATCTTTTGAAGCCTAATATTGATTGAATCCAGTCCCATCAGGACGTATTCGCCTGATTTTTCATTTACCGATTCAAAATCGAATATATCAGAATAAAACTTCGCAGAAACTTCCGGGTTCTCCGCAGGTATTAAGAAATAGTCGATTCCTTCAACGATAATCATGGATCCATTCCTGTTTAACTTTTTCGTCATTATGAAAGGAAAACCTGGATTGTCTATTTAAAAACGAAAACGGGCCCCTAATGTGATGGAATTTCAAAGGAACGAATTTTTTAACTCTTTTCAGAAATTTTAAAAAAGTGAAACAGTCTTGGATTGAGTTCTCCGATTTTCCAAAGATACGCGTCCAGAATATAATGGGTAAATTGGGG
The nucleotide sequence above comes from Leptospira weilii. Encoded proteins:
- a CDS encoding VOC family protein, whose product is MIIVEGIDYFLIPAENPEVSAKFYSDIFDFESVNEKSGEYVLMGLDSINIRLQKISGFKNSLGESKIPVLSFVLDVDDFTEAIAELEENKISIIRGPETNNNGEFLHFLDPAGNVLEISYKD